A window of Kribbella sp. NBC_00382 genomic DNA:
TCGTCGGCCGCACCCCACGCCTTGGCGGCCAGGTAGCAGCCGTTCGCCTCCCGGTTGAGCGCGACGTTGAACCCGATGAGCGCGAGCGCGCCGATCACCAAGGTGCCGGCGAGCATCCGGCGGGAATGGAGCTGTTTCGGGCTGAGCGGCGCCGGTTCCTCGGTTTCCTCGCCGCCCGGGAGCTGTTTGAACAGGCCCAGGATGCTGCTCGTCCACTGCGGATTCACCAGCGTCGGGACGGCGTACAGCAGGATCAGACCGACGCAGATGGCGATGGCGGGGAGCAGCGCCCAGTAATTTCGCACGGCAGCAAGATACGGGGACATCGGGCCGCGGGCCGAAAAAGGTTACGCTTCGCCTGTGCCCGCTGAGACGTCGCAGACTCTCGATCGGGGACTCACCGTCCTCGAGTTGCTGGCGGACGCCCCGGACGGCCTGTCGATCACCGAGCTGGCCGCCTCGCTGAGCGTCTCCCGGACCGTCGTCTACCGCCTGGTCAACACGCTCGAACTGCACCGGCTGGTCCGCCGCGACAGCGAAGGCCGCGCCAGGCTCGGGCTCGCAGTCCTGCACTACTCCCGTCGCGTGCAGCCGACGTTGCGGGACGCCGCTCTGCCGGTACTACGCTCGCTCGCCGAAGACACCGGCGCGACGGCGCACCTCACCGTTGCGGACGGGGACGAGGCGCTCGCGATCGCGGTGATCGAGCCGAGCTGGACCGATTTCCACGTCTCGTACCGGATGGGCTCCCGGCACGCCCTCGACCAGGGCGCCGCCGGCAAGGCGATCCTCGCGGGCCGCCGCAAGCCCGATCCGGCTGGTCGCCCCTTCGTCATCACCGCCGGCGAACTCCAGGCCGGCGCCCAAGGCGTCTCGTCGCCGGTCCTCGGCGTACCAGGCGTAGAAGCCTCCATCGGCGTAGTAGTCCTGGGCAAGCTGGACCGCGACTTCGTAGGCCCCCGAGTAGCCCGGGCCGCAGTAGAAGTAGCCAAACGCCTCGCCTGACCCAGCCACCCCCGCGAGGGCTCGTGACGCTTCGAATCACCTCGGCAACAACAGATGCAGGCGGAGTCCGGCGCCCAACCACCAGCTGAGCAGGTGGCCACCAGCTCGTGACGCTTCGCGTCACCTCGCGAGGTGGAACTGCGTGGGCGGAGCCGGAGACCCCAGCGGGGTGGTTGGCTCGGGTGGGCGACTCAGGGCTCGTGACCCTTCGCATCACCTCGCAGGGTGTTATTTGGCAGCTGTTGTCGGGGTTGGTGCTGGCGTACCAGCCCGGCGGAGGTGCTGCAGCCAGCCTCGTGACGCTTCGCGTCACCTCGGCGACAACAGATGCAGGCGGAGTTCGGCGCGCAACCACCAGCTGAGCAGGCGGCCGCCCAGCTCGTGACGCTTCGCGTCACCTCGCGGGTTGGAAGTGCGCGGGCTGGAGATGGGGCGGACGCGGCAAGGGTGGTGTCCCGCTCGACAGGAGGTAGTTGGTTGTGGGAGGGGTGCCGGCCGCTGGTTGAGCGTGCGGAGAATGCAGGTCGGCGACTACCTCCTGTCGAGCGGGACGCAGTGCGGCCCGGGAGCTGCAGCAGTTGACGGCTCGTGACGCTTCGCGTCACCTCGCGGGAGGGGGCTGCGGGGCGGGAGGCGCTGTGGGGCGGGGCGATGTGTGCCGGTCGACAGGAGGTGGTTGGTGCGGGGCGGGTGGCGGGGCGTCGACTGAGCGTAGGGAGAGGGCGAGTTGGTGCCTACCTCCTGTCGGCCGGGACACGTCTGGGGTTTAGGTGGCCGGCCGGCCGGCTGGGGTGCGGTGGGTGGCGTCGGCTTGGTGGTTGGGCTGCCGGCTGGCTGCGAGGGGGTTGGTCAGGGGCGGGTGGCTGCGTGGAGTAGGGGGAGGACTCGGTGGGGGACTTGTTCGGCCAGCGCGATCACTGTCGACGCGCGCTGGATGCCGCGGACGATGACGACCTGGTCGATTACTCGTTGGAGGTCGGCGTTGGAGCGGGCGACTATTCGGCACCAGAGGTCTTCGGCGCCGGTGATTGTGTAGACCTCTAGGACTTCGGGGATGGCGGCTAGGGCTGCGGCGACTGTGGTGTGGCCGGAGCCTTGTTCTATTTGGAGGGTGGCGAAGGCGGTTACCGGATAGCCGATTTCTGTGGTGTCTACGTCTGGGCCCCAGCCTCGGACTACGCCGTCGCGGGAGAGGCGGTCCAGGCGGGCTTGGACTGTGCCTCGGGCTACGCCTAGGCGGCGGGAGGCTTCCAGGACGCCTACTCGGGGTTCGGCGGCGAACAGGTCGAGGATGCGGGCGTCCAGTGCGTCCACTCCAGCCATGCGGGTCCTCCTAGTGTGGTCAGGGTGACCAAATAGTCCAATAGAAGGCTGAGAATACTGGTCAGAGTGCTCAGTGAAAAACGGTTCTGTTGCGCAACCTGTCCTGATCCGGCGAAGCTCACCGGGCCAGCCGACACCGACCGGGAGGACCCCGATGACCAGCACCGACCTCACCCCCGCAGAGCTCGACGCCGATCTCGACCTCGACCAGTTGAAGCAGCTCGTCGGCCTGGTGCCGTACGACGAGAGCACCGACCCGTTCCCCGTCACGGCGATGGATGCCGTGGTGTTCGTGGTCGGCAACGCCACCCAGACCGCGAAGTACTACCAGCTCGCCTTCGGGATGGACCTGGTCGCGTACTCCGGGCCGGAGAACGGCAACAAGGACCACAAGGCGTTCGTACTCAAGGCAGGCTCGGCGCGTTTCGTCATCACCGGCGGCGTCACCCCGGCCAGCCCGCTGAACGACCACCACCGCAAGCACGGCGACGGCGTCGCGGACATCTCGCTCGAGGTGCCGGACGTCGACAAGTGCATCAAGCACGCCCGCGCCCAGGGTGCGACCGTGCTCGAGGAGCCGCACGACGTCACCGATGAGCACGGCACCGTCCGCCGGGCCGCCATCGCGGCGTACGGCGACACCCGGCACTCGCTGATCGACCGGAGCAAGTACGACGGCCCGTACCTGCCGGGCTTCGTCGAGGCGAAGACCAGTGTGGTCCGGCCGGAAGGACACCCGAAGCGGCTGTTCCAGGCGGTCGACCACGTCGTCGGCAACGTCGAGCTCGGGCTGATGGACGACTGGGTCACCTTCTACAACAAGGTGATGGGCTTCGTGAACATGGCGGAGTTCATCGGCGACGACATCGCCACCGACTACTCCGCGCTGATGAGCAAGGTGGTGGCCAACGGCAACCACCGGGTCAAGTTCCCGCTGAACGAGCCGGCCATCGCGAAGAAGAAGTCGCAGATCGACGAGTTCCTGGAGTTCTACGACGGCGCCGGCGCCCAGCACATCGCGCTGGCCACCAACGACATTCTGCGCACGGTCGACATCATGCGCGCCAACGGTGTCGAGTTCCTGAACACGCCGGACTCGTACTACGAGGACCCGGAGTTGCGGGAGCGGATCGGCAACGTCCGGGCGCCGATCGAGGAGCTGCAGAAGCGCAAGATCCTGGTCGACCGGGACGAGGACGGCTACCTGCTGCAGATCTTCACCAAGCCGATCGGCGACCGTCCGACGGTGTTCTACGAGTTGATCGAGCGCCACGGCTCCCTGGGATTCGGCAAGGGCAACTTCAAGGCGCTGTTCGAGGCGATCGAGCGCGAGCAGGAGCGCCGCGGCAATCTTTGATCGCGGTTTGATCTACCCACCGTGACACGCCCGCGACACACCGTTGCAGGCGTGTCACGGTGTCCGATTACCGGATTGACTGTCAGGTCAGGGGAGGTTCGACTACTCTGCCCATGAGTGCACGTCGGGGCGTGCGCTCAGGAAGGGTTTTCCGATGAAGACACTGGGCATTCTGCTCAGCACCGCGGGACTGGCCGGAGCGGGCATGTTCGCCCTGGCCACATCAGCTCAGGCGGCACCTGCCGCGAGTTGCTCGGGTGCCACATCCATCAAGTCAGCGCCGGTCCTGCGGGACGGGCGGCCACCCAAGTTCGGCACGGTCCGGCTGGTCCGGGACAGCTGTTCGCAGTACTGGGCCGAGATCACCATGAATCCGCGGCTGACCAACAACCAGAAGGCCAACGCCTACCTGGTTCAGTACGGCGGCAACAACGCCGGCCAGACGCTCTCGTGTGACAGCAGTGGCGGCA
This region includes:
- a CDS encoding IclR family transcriptional regulator, producing the protein MPAETSQTLDRGLTVLELLADAPDGLSITELAASLSVSRTVVYRLVNTLELHRLVRRDSEGRARLGLAVLHYSRRVQPTLRDAALPVLRSLAEDTGATAHLTVADGDEALAIAVIEPSWTDFHVSYRMGSRHALDQGAAGKAILAGRRKPDPAGRPFVITAGELQAGAQGVSSPVLGVPGVEASIGVVVLGKLDRDFVGPRVARAAVEVAKRLA
- a CDS encoding Lrp/AsnC family transcriptional regulator, whose translation is MAGVDALDARILDLFAAEPRVGVLEASRRLGVARGTVQARLDRLSRDGVVRGWGPDVDTTEIGYPVTAFATLQIEQGSGHTTVAAALAAIPEVLEVYTITGAEDLWCRIVARSNADLQRVIDQVVIVRGIQRASTVIALAEQVPHRVLPLLHAATRP
- the hppD gene encoding 4-hydroxyphenylpyruvate dioxygenase; protein product: MTSTDLTPAELDADLDLDQLKQLVGLVPYDESTDPFPVTAMDAVVFVVGNATQTAKYYQLAFGMDLVAYSGPENGNKDHKAFVLKAGSARFVITGGVTPASPLNDHHRKHGDGVADISLEVPDVDKCIKHARAQGATVLEEPHDVTDEHGTVRRAAIAAYGDTRHSLIDRSKYDGPYLPGFVEAKTSVVRPEGHPKRLFQAVDHVVGNVELGLMDDWVTFYNKVMGFVNMAEFIGDDIATDYSALMSKVVANGNHRVKFPLNEPAIAKKKSQIDEFLEFYDGAGAQHIALATNDILRTVDIMRANGVEFLNTPDSYYEDPELRERIGNVRAPIEELQKRKILVDRDEDGYLLQIFTKPIGDRPTVFYELIERHGSLGFGKGNFKALFEAIEREQERRGNL